The following proteins are encoded in a genomic region of Debaryomyces hansenii CBS767 chromosome G complete sequence:
- a CDS encoding DEHA2G02134p (similar to uniprot|P07342 Saccharomyces cerevisiae YMR108W ILV2 Acetolactate synthase), producing the protein MIARNIKATSCQRAFRMASSQVRCMNKTSFSKATMSASSRPTPAPSFDQQDPSSGATELKKNVVRKSQYPIMDDSFIGLTGGEIFHEMMLRHKVDTVFGYAGGAILPVFDAIYNSDKFNFVLPRHEQGAGHMAEGYARACGKPGVVLVTSGPGATNVITPMTDALADGIPLVVFTGQVPTTAIGTDSFQEADVIGISRSCTKWNVMVKNIAELPRRINEAFEIATSGRPGPVLVDLPKDVTAGILRESIPINTTLPSNALTQITKKVATEFTMESIRRSAQLLNIAKKPILYVGNGILNHEQGPALLKELADKACIPVTTTIQGLGAFDQRDPKSLDMLGMHGSAAANTAMQNADLIIALGARFDDRVTGNVSKFAPAAKLAASENRGGIIHFEISPKNINKVVEATEAVEGDVTNNLSKFIPLVDAVKERPEWMGEVQTWKEKYPYAYQLETPGSLIKPQTLIREISKQSSTYGKDVYVTTGVGQHQMWAAQHFTWTKPRTMITSGGLGTMGYGLPAAIGAQVAKPDAMVIDIDGDASFNMTLTELSSAVQANAPIKVCVLNNEEQGMVTQWQSLFYEHRYSHTHQSNPNFMKLADAMGVKGIKISTQEELVSGIKEFLDYAGPVLLEVIVEKKVPVLPMVPGGNALDDFIIFDADVERKENELRNQRTGGKH; encoded by the coding sequence atgaTTGCTCGTAATATAAAGGCCACATCTTGCCAAAGAGCCTTTAGAATGGCTAGTAGCCAAGTTAGATGTATGAATAAGACTAGCTTTCTGAAAGCAACTATGAGTGCTAGTTCAAGACCTACGCCGGCCCCTTCATTCGATCAACAAGATCCAAGCAGCGGAGCCACTGAGTTAAAGAAAAACGTTGTAAGAAAGAGTCAATATCCAATCATGGATGACTCATTTATTGGGTTAACTGGTGGTGAGATCTTCCATGAAATGATGTTGAGACACAAGGTTGATACCGTTTTTGGGTATGCTGGAGGTGCCATTTTACCTGTTTTCGACGCTATCTACAACtctgataaattcaattttgttttaCCAAGACACGAACAAGGTGCTGGACACATGGCTGAAGGTTATGCTAGAGCATGCGGGAAGCCAGGTGTTGTGTTGGTTACTTCAGGACCAGGTGCCACGAATGTTATTACACCAATGACCGATGCCTTGGCTGATGGTATTCCATTGGTTGTTTTCACTGGTCAGGTTCCAACCACTGCAATTGGAACCGATTCATTCCAAGAAGCCGATGTTATTGGTATTTCTAGATCTTGTACCAAATGGAATGTCATGGTTAAGAATATTGCTGAATTACCAAGACGTATAAACGAAGCTTTTGAAATTGCTACTTCGGGAAGACCAGGTCCAGTCTTGGTTGATTTACCAAAGGATGTTACTGCAGGTATCTTAAGAGAATCCATCCCAATAAATACTACCTTACCATCAAATGCTTTAACTCAAATCACTAAGAAGGTTGCTACTGAATTCACCATGGAAAGTATCAGAAGGTCTGCACAACTCTTGAATATCGCCAAGAAACCAATTCTTTACGTTGGTAATGGTATTTTAAACCACGAACAAGGTCcagcattattaaaagagTTAGCCGACAAAGCATGTATTCCTGTCACAACTACTATCCAAGGTTTAGGTGCTTTTGATCAAAGAGATCCAAAATCTTTAGATATGTTAGGTATGCATGGTAGCGCTGCTGCAAACACTGCCATGCAAAATGCTGATTTAATCATTGCCTTAGGTGCAAGGTTTGACGATAGAGTTACTGGTAATGTTAGCAAATTTGCTCCTGCTGCTAAATTAGCTGCTTCTGAAAACAGAGGTGGTATCattcattttgaaatctCTCCAAAGAACATAAATAAGGTTGTCGAAGCAACTGAGGCTGTTGAAGGTGATGTTACCAACAACTTGAGCAAGTTTATTCCATTAGTGGATGCTGTTAAAGAAAGACCAGAATGGATGGGTGAAGTCCAAACATGGAAAGAAAAGTACCCATACGCTTACCAATTGGAAACCCCAGGTTCATTAATCAAACCTCAAACTCTTATCAGAGAAATCTCAAAACAATCTTCTACATATGGAAAGGACGTTTACGTTACAACTGGTGTCGGTCAACATCAAATGTGGGCCGCTCAACATTTCACATGGACCAAGCCAAGAACTATGATCACATCGGGTGGTTTAGGTACTATGGGTTACGGTTTACCAGCCGCTATTGGTGCCCAAGTTGCCAAGCCAGATGCTATGGTTATCGATATTGATGGTGATGCTTCATTCAATATGACTTTGACTGAATTATCCTCGGCGGTTCAAGCTAACGCACCAATTAAGGTTTGTGTCTTGAATAACGAAGAACAGGGTATGGTTACTCAATGGCAATCATTGTTCTACGAACACAGATATTCTCACACCCATCAATCCAATCCAAACTTCATGAAATTAGCTGATGCCATGGGTGTTAAGGGTATTAAGATTTCTActcaagaagaattagttAGTGGTATCAAGGAATTCTTAGACTACGCAGGTCCTGTCTTATTAGAAGTTATTGTTGAAAAGAAGGTTCCTGTTTTACCAATGGTTCCAGGTGGTAATGCATTAGATgacttcattattttcgaTGCTGAtgttgaaagaaaagaaaatgaattaagaaatcaaagaacCGGTGGTAAACATTGA
- a CDS encoding DEHA2G02156p (similar to uniprot|P40260 Saccharomyces cerevisiae YGR121C MEP1 Ammonium permease) — MTISSVTTGILNRRKLFTANEDYKESDILLFSIASSLIWIMIPGLAFLYSGLARRKSALSMIWIVLMSSFIGIFQWYFWGYSLAFSDKSANNFIGDLHFFGFKNLLGSAEGTPDYPEIAYALFQMQFLLVTLAILAGGCIGERGRFLPTAIFLFCWATVVYCPVVYWIWGGGWASQWQGGALDYAGGGPVEILSGVSAFVFSAFLGRRNETLMINYRPHNISTICMGTSLLYVGWLFFNGFSCGNASIKVPYSMFNTHLCGAFGAITWCLLDFRLENKWSMVAVCSGCISGLVAATPSSGMIPLWASVILGIVSGIVCNFSTKIKYLCRVDDSLDVLAEHGIAGIVGLIFNALFGSSTVIGYDGVTVHAGGWIDHNYKQLYIQIVYILATAAYAGGVTAVLCFVINKIPGLHLRIDYNAEEIGMDEDQIGEFAYDYVEVRRDFLDWGNPNVNPNAQMSRPSQEVMEGIPPNPQVFQAVGSSSVSTAHQDDSSIQEKLDSQNHDSQVPESQNYNTASDTKEDVIEE, encoded by the coding sequence ATGACAATTTCATCTGTAACAACAGGCATATTAAATCGAAGAAAGCTATTCACAGCAAATGAAGACTATAAGGAAAGTgacatattattattctcGATCGCTTCGTCGCTAATCTGGATAATGATACCGGGTTTAGcatttttatattctgGGTTGGCCAGACGGAAAAGTGCGTTGTCGATGATATGGATAGTGTTGATGAGTTCGTTCATTGGAATCTTCCAATGGTACTTTTGGGGATACTCGTTAGCCTTTTCTGACAAATCTGCAAACAATTTTATTGGGGACTTGCATTTCTTTGGCTTCAAGAATCTATTAGGTAGTGCTGAAGGCACGCCTGACTATCCTGAAATCGCCTATGCGttatttcaaatgcaaTTTTTGTTGGTCACCTTAGCTATTTTAGCAGGCGGGTGTATTGGAGAAAGAGGAAGATTTTTACCAACGGCtatctttttattttgcTGGGCGACAGTGGTTTACTGTCCGGTGGTTTACTGGATTTGGGGAGGTGGATGGGCCTCACAGTGGCAAGGGGGTGCTTTGGATTATGCGGGTGGTGGCCCAGTAGAAATACTATCGGGTGTATCAGCGTTTGTATTCAGTGCATTCTTAGGTAGAAGAAACGAGACATTGATGATTAATTATCGTCCACACAACATTTCCACCATTTGTATGGGAACATCATTACTTTATGTGGGATGGTTATTTTTCAACGGGTTCTCTTGTGGAAATGCATCAATCAAGGTTCCATACTCGATGTTCAATACCCATTTATGTGGTGCATTCGGGGCTATCACATGGTGTTTGCTTGATTTCAGATTGGAAAATAAATGGTCCATGGTTGCGGTCTGCTCGGGTTGTATTTCAGGATTAGTGGCGGCCACTCCTTCATCAGGTATGATCCCATTATGGGCCTCAGTGATTCTTGGAATTGTATCTGGTATTGTGTGTAACTTTTCcaccaaaatcaaatatctCTGCAGAGTCGACGATTCCCTAGATGTTTTAGCGGAGCACGGTATCGCCGGTATTGTGGGATTGATTTTCAATGCATTATTTGGAAGTTCCACTGTTATCGGCTACGATGGAGTAACTGTGCACGCCGGTGGTTGGATTGATCACAATTACAAACAATTGTACATTCAAATCGTCTATATCTTGGCCACCGCAGCTTATGCTGGTGGTGTCACGGCTGTGCTATGCTTCgtaatcaacaaaatcCCCGGTTTGCACTTGAGAATAGATTACAATGCCGAAGAAATTGGTATGGACGAAGACCAAATCGGTGAATTTGCCTATGATTATGTCGAAGTAAGAAGAGATTTCTTAGATTGGGGCAATCCTAACGTCAATCCAAATGCTCAAATGTCTCGTCCATCCCAGGAAGTTATGGAGGGAATTCCTCCGAATCCCCAGGTTTTCCAGGCAGTTGGCAGCTCCTCAGTATCGACTGCTCATCAGGATGACTCGAGCATTCAAGAAAAACTCGATTCTCAGAATCATGACTCCCAAGTCCCAGAATCccaaaattataatactGCTAGCGATACTAAGGAAGATGTTATCGAAGAGTAG